The DNA window CCATCACGCGAGGGGCTCCCGTCGCGGTGTGTCCAAGCTCTTCAACTTTGGACTGCATCACTGGAAGCAACTGGACTGACGGCTGGCTTGTCTATTCAGACACAGACGGCAATAGAAGACCGGACAAGAGCAACGATGTCATCTCGACAAGCTCCCAAAGGACCTCGTCAGAACTCAAGATCCATACAACCGCAGGACGCGCGCAGGTACGCTATGGCTCACTTGGCAGAGTATTAGGCAGCAACCTGACCTTCCATATCTGCAGTCGCGGTGACCTCAGGGGTCAAGTGATCGTTAGCGCATCGGGCCGACCTAGGTCCCGGCTGCTGACAACGCCCCAGCCGTGTCCGGTTTGAAAATTGGTCAGGTAGGGGTTGCAGAGCAGCGAACCACTCCCTATAATTTGGCTCCTTCGCCCGAATAGCTCAGCCGGTTAGAGCACTTGACTGTTAATCAGGGGGTCGTTGGTTCGAGTCCAACTTCGGGCGCCAAAAACATCAAGGGCTTGCTAACTTCGCGAGCCCTTTTTTTGTTGCCAGTGGGAAACTTCGTGGGAAAAATAGCGAGCCGCGCGGTGTTCCACGGCTCGCTCACAAGTCAGCGGCGACTCTTCCGCATCGGGCAGCTGCGG is part of the Xanthomonas fragariae genome and encodes:
- a CDS encoding GspH/FimT family protein, which codes for MDGTYRHSGISLIEILVTAALLALLTAIAWPSFAELRQTNHVRAIMFELTSALAIARSASITRGAPVAVCPSSSTLDCITGSNWTDGWLVYSDTDGNRRPDKSNDVISTSSQRTSSELKIHTTAGRAQVRYGSLGRVLGSNLTFHICSRGDLRGQVIVSASGRPRSRLLTTPQPCPV